The genomic region TGAGCATCGGCGCGTAGGAAGACTGTGCGTCGTCTTGAACGATCGGGTTGAGGCTGTCGAGGTGAATCAGGCGCATCACGTCCTCAATCAGCTCGGCGCCCATCTCGGCCAGGCGATCATGAAGGTCTTGCGCGGTGTCGAGCTCCTCAATGGGCGTCTTGCGCTTAAGCAGCATCGGGCCTGTGTCCAGGCCGCGCTCCATCTGCATGATCGTCACGCCCGACTCGGCCTCTCCGCGCACAATGGCCCAGTTGATGGGCGCCGCACCGCGGTACGCAGGCAGCAATGAGGCGTGGATGTTGATGCAGCCGTAACGCGGCAGGAGCAGCACATCGTTGCGCAAAATCTGGCCGTAGGCCGCCACCACGATCACGTCGGGGTTCCAGGCGCGAAGATGCTCCAAAACCTCCGGGCCGCGCAGCTTCTCGGGCTGGTAGACCTCGATGCCGGCGGCCTCGGCGGCGACTTTCACCGGCGGCGGGGTGAGCTTTTTGCCGCGCCCGCTGGGGCGATCGGGGTTGGTCACCACGCCGACGACCTCGTCGGGGCTCTCAATGAGTTTCTGGAGCGCGGGCACCGCAAAATCGGGCGTGCCCATGTACACGATGCGAAGCGGCGAACGTGCGGCAGTCATCGGCAACCTTTAAAAAGTTCAGGAGGAGGGGGCGTCGTTGGCCTTCTCGGCCTCTTTGCGGCGCGCTTCTTCGAGCGCTTCCAGGTGCTTTTTATAACGCTTGAGCGCCATCTTGCGCTTGAGGTGGCTGAAGTGGTCGAGCATGAGCACGCCGTCGAGGTGGTCGATCTCGTGCTGCAGGCAGACCGCCAGCAGATCGTCAGCCTCAAGCTCAAAGGGGGAGCCGTCGCGGTCCAGCGCCTGCACCACGACTTTCTGGGCGCGGGTGACCTTGTCGTAGACCCCGGGAATGGAGAGGCAGCCCTCTTCCCAGACGATCTTGCCCTCGCGGTGCACGATCTCGGGGTTGACGAGGGTGATGAGCTCGCTGTCGGCGCCCTCTTCGCGGGAGGAGACGTCGATGACGGTGACTCGCCGGGTGTCGTTGACCTGCGGGGCGGCCAGCCCGATGCCGGGGGCGGCGTACATGGTCTCGACC from Lujinxingia vulgaris harbors:
- the def gene encoding peptide deformylase, with amino-acid sequence MASLLDIVLYPDDVLKTRCTPVDTVDDEVRELIDSMVETMYAAPGIGLAAPQVNDTRRVTVIDVSSREEGADSELITLVNPEIVHREGKIVWEEGCLSIPGVYDKVTRAQKVVVQALDRDGSPFELEADDLLAVCLQHEIDHLDGVLMLDHFSHLKRKMALKRYKKHLEALEEARRKEAEKANDAPSS
- the fmt gene encoding methionyl-tRNA formyltransferase, with translation MTAARSPLRIVYMGTPDFAVPALQKLIESPDEVVGVVTNPDRPSGRGKKLTPPPVKVAAEAAGIEVYQPEKLRGPEVLEHLRAWNPDVIVVAAYGQILRNDVLLLPRYGCINIHASLLPAYRGAAPINWAIVRGEAESGVTIMQMERGLDTGPMLLKRKTPIEELDTAQDLHDRLAEMGAELIEDVMRLIHLDSLNPIVQDDAQSSYAPMLKKSDGEIDFRKSAREVADLIRGMNPWPGAFAFLHTPEGPQRVKLHLARAHSAATNGADTGAAPGEVIRADEQGLHIACGQGYIECLTLQAPGKRALPVSDFLNGFDLQTDHHFLLPDERSD